TCGAATGGTATTATATCCTCCTTCTCCCGTGGATAGATTGCTGCAACCCTCAGCACCCTGCCTTCAGAGTCAAGGTCAACGGACAGTGTTCCTGGTGTGAGGGTTATGCTGTTTGCAAGTACTGTCTGAGAGACCGGTCTTTCCAGTACCGTCTCTATTTCAACGATAACCGGCTTCACGTTCCCTGTGAGTGTCCTTGCCGCCACGTCGATGGTTGCTTTGAGTATTTCAAATATCAGGACGATGAAGTAGGCGATACCATACAGAATCCTTGTGATAAACATTTATATTAGCTCCCTTCCCTTTTAATTACCAACAATTAACATGATTATTTATGATAATATAAAGTTTTCTATATAAATCGTAATAAAAAGTTTAAAATCATGACTACGGGATATCCGGGTCCATTCATGTGATGGGGGCTGCCAGTGCCCAGGGAAATGGACTAGAAGATAATGTAATAAACGGCCGCAGCCCCCCAGAGTAAAAGGACCGAAACACCGAACCCCTTCCTGAAGGTCCTCCCTGAAAAGGGCCTCATGAACCTGACCCCAGATGGTGTGAAGGAATCAAGTACAGCATGACTCAGAAACCCCAGAAGAAAGGGCCCCATAATGGTGTAAAGGTTCATGACAGGGAATGGTGTTAGGAAGACACCGATTACCGTTAAAAGGATGAAGGGAAGAATCAGAGCCCTGTTAAGAATTATGAAGCCCAGAGAAATCAATATAACCGCAACTGAACCCCTCTCATCAACACCGAAGGATCTGAGAAGGAAGAAAATGGATAAGACAAATACGGTGAGGCATGCTGAAAGTATGAATGCACCCAGGATGGAATGGGTGAAGCCCCTGTGCCTTGAGAGATAGAATATGAGTGCAAGGTCCATGAGGGCTATTCCTGCAATATAGGGAAGCCCCAGAATGTAAAACACCATGAAAATCACAAGGCCGATGAGGAATGCCGTTGAAACATTACCTGATTTAACCTCATGATCCATATCAGGCACCATGGCCCCTATGAGTGCAAGGGCCAGGGGAAAAACAGCCTGAAAGAAGGGTATGGCCATCAGTATAGATAGAAGTCCGTGCTGCCTGTAGGAAGACATTAGCTCACCTCATGATCCCGATACCCATGCACTCCAGGAAGAGCTTCATCTGGAGCAGTGACCTCTCCACGCTACCCTCCCTTATGGCTCCGTTCTCAGATAGAACCTCACATGTCACCGCGGGGATTCCTGCAAGGTTGCATTCATCCTCAAGGGCCCCCCTGTAATGTGATGATGCCCTTTCATAACACAGGAGCCTTGATGATGTCCTGGATGTTATATACTCTGCAATGTCCCGGCTCCGTGGTTCCGGTTCATCTGAACAGAACACTCCCTCCACTCCC
The sequence above is drawn from the Methanothermobacter wolfeii genome and encodes:
- a CDS encoding monovalent cation/H+ antiporter subunit E — translated: MFITRILYGIAYFIVLIFEILKATIDVAARTLTGNVKPVIVEIETVLERPVSQTVLANSITLTPGTLSVDLDSEGRVLRVAAIYPREKEDIIPFEPYIKGMLE
- a CDS encoding metal-dependent hydrolase, producing the protein MSSYRQHGLLSILMAIPFFQAVFPLALALIGAMVPDMDHEVKSGNVSTAFLIGLVIFMVFYILGLPYIAGIALMDLALIFYLSRHRGFTHSILGAFILSACLTVFVLSIFFLLRSFGVDERGSVAVILISLGFIILNRALILPFILLTVIGVFLTPFPVMNLYTIMGPFLLGFLSHAVLDSFTPSGVRFMRPFSGRTFRKGFGVSVLLLWGAAAVYYIIF